The following coding sequences lie in one Sedimentibacter sp. MB35-C1 genomic window:
- the cdd gene encoding cytidine deaminase, whose product MEDKLLIKIAIEAREKSYSPYSKFKVGAAVFTKSGKVFTGCNIESASYSPTICAERVAVSKCISEGYRDIEKIAVIGSETKTSFPCGVCRQFLVEFGRNIKVICAKSIDSYKVYTLDELLPNSFGPEDLE is encoded by the coding sequence ATGGAAGATAAATTATTGATAAAAATAGCTATAGAAGCGAGAGAAAAATCTTACAGCCCTTATTCTAAATTCAAGGTAGGAGCAGCTGTGTTTACTAAAAGCGGCAAAGTTTTTACCGGCTGCAATATAGAATCGGCTTCCTACTCTCCTACAATTTGTGCTGAAAGAGTAGCCGTTTCCAAGTGCATATCCGAAGGTTACCGAGATATTGAAAAAATTGCCGTTATCGGAAGCGAAACAAAGACTTCATTTCCTTGCGGAGTTTGCAGGCAGTTTTTAGTTGAATTTGGAAGAAATATAAAGGTTATATGTGCCAAAAGCATAGATTCATACAAAGTATATACATTAGATGAGCTCCTGCCTAATAGTTTTGGGCCGGAGGATTTAGAATAA
- a CDS encoding DUF3048 domain-containing protein, which translates to MKKILSYIMVLVMVFAVSCSSRTSVPQDAEKSEAPAEEEKILKTEETEKQEDDPNKIASPLDGLKYYPEELSKRPVALSLDNHPDARWQSGLKDAEIVYEFEVEYPYTRYLAVYLAKEPELVGPVRSARPYIIYYAMENDAVFVHVGGSEEAFSEIRRLGTAEVDGLYSGAMWRYNDTGKFAPHNMYTTLQSIRDESERLGFRSDASFEKYDFNDKSVSLSKKYDSVNAKKINIAYNKENTTEYVYDDESGLYLRFKDNEKHLDELDKEQLETKNIIVLEAPKSVLDSEGRLKLKTIGTGEGMYFTNGEFVNITWKKDSEKERTRFYIDGEQLKFNPGNTWIQIVDSVSCVAAE; encoded by the coding sequence ATGAAAAAAATACTGTCTTATATAATGGTTTTAGTCATGGTCTTTGCTGTATCCTGCAGCAGCAGAACGTCTGTACCGCAGGATGCCGAGAAGTCGGAAGCACCGGCAGAAGAGGAAAAAATACTAAAAACAGAAGAAACAGAAAAGCAGGAGGATGACCCAAACAAGATTGCTTCCCCTCTTGACGGCTTGAAATATTACCCTGAAGAATTGTCTAAAAGACCTGTAGCCCTGTCATTGGACAATCATCCTGATGCTAGGTGGCAGTCGGGATTGAAGGACGCGGAAATAGTCTATGAGTTTGAGGTAGAGTATCCATATACAAGATACCTTGCTGTGTATCTGGCAAAGGAACCTGAGCTTGTAGGGCCGGTAAGAAGTGCAAGGCCTTATATAATTTATTACGCAATGGAAAATGATGCTGTGTTTGTGCATGTTGGCGGAAGTGAGGAGGCTTTTTCAGAAATAAGAAGACTGGGCACTGCAGAAGTAGACGGACTGTATTCAGGCGCTATGTGGCGCTACAACGATACGGGAAAGTTTGCTCCCCACAATATGTACACAACTTTGCAATCCATCCGAGACGAATCGGAAAGACTGGGTTTCAGATCTGATGCATCATTTGAAAAATATGATTTCAATGATAAGTCTGTTTCGCTTTCTAAAAAATATGACAGTGTAAACGCTAAAAAAATCAATATTGCATATAATAAAGAAAATACTACCGAATATGTGTATGACGATGAATCAGGGCTTTATTTGCGTTTTAAAGACAACGAAAAACATTTGGATGAATTAGACAAAGAGCAGCTTGAAACTAAGAATATAATAGTTTTAGAGGCTCCTAAGAGCGTACTGGACAGTGAAGGCAGGCTTAAACTGAAAACAATAGGTACGGGAGAAGGAATGTATTTTACGAATGGAGAATTTGTAAATATTACTTGGAAAAAGGATTCCGAAAAGGAAAGAACAAGATTTTACATAGATGGGGAACAGCTTAAATTTAACCCCGGAAATACATGGATTCAAATAGTGGACAGCGTTAGCTGCGTTGCAGCTGAATAA
- the ybeY gene encoding rRNA maturation RNase YbeY, which translates to MINVLFDNRQDVMEITDENMKAIEKAVDAVLEEEGCEGDYEVSVSFVTNDEIKELNRDYRNVDSETDVLSFPMDDDEFNGVIILGDIVLSTQKIIEQANDFGHSLEREMLYLSVHSMLHLLGYDHMNASEKEEMRSKEKDIMKRLKIYK; encoded by the coding sequence ATGATTAATGTATTATTTGATAACAGACAGGATGTAATGGAAATTACAGACGAAAATATGAAGGCTATTGAAAAGGCTGTAGATGCTGTGCTTGAAGAAGAAGGGTGTGAGGGAGACTACGAGGTGAGTGTTTCCTTCGTTACCAACGATGAAATAAAGGAACTTAACAGAGATTACAGGAATGTTGACTCAGAAACAGATGTATTGTCATTTCCAATGGATGATGACGAATTTAACGGAGTTATTATACTTGGTGACATTGTGCTTTCAACTCAGAAAATAATTGAACAAGCCAATGATTTCGGCCACAGTCTGGAAAGAGAAATGCTGTACCTGTCAGTGCACAGCATGCTTCATCTGTTAGGATATGACCATATGAATGCATCCGAAAAGGAAGAAATGCGCTCAAAAGAAAAAGATATTATGAAAAGGCTTAAAATATATAAATAA
- a CDS encoding PhoH family protein: protein MELYEENVLMANEDNLIKLLGIHDKNIKIIKSYFDVNILIRSGVIKVTGDKKKTEAVVKILKDMINVIDTEGEISDQKVVYLIEANNSNSGIDYSEVLKDVIVTTASGRIIKPKTVGQKRYMDIINRKDITFGIGPAGTGKTYLAVAAAVNSFRKKEVDRIILTRPAVEAGEKLGFLPGDLQDKVDPYLRPLYDALFDIMGPENYLKNVEKQLIEVAPLAYMRGRTLDSSFIILDEAQNTTNEQMKMFLTRIGYGSKAVITGDITQIDLPAGKKSGLKTVARILKDIEDIGFMYFNTTDVVRHKLVQDIIKAYERYEGKND, encoded by the coding sequence ATGGAGCTGTACGAAGAAAATGTTTTAATGGCAAATGAAGATAACCTTATAAAGCTTTTAGGAATTCATGACAAAAATATTAAAATAATAAAAAGCTATTTTGACGTCAATATACTTATAAGAAGCGGTGTCATCAAGGTTACAGGAGATAAGAAGAAAACAGAAGCAGTCGTTAAGATATTAAAAGACATGATTAATGTAATTGACACGGAAGGAGAGATAAGCGACCAGAAGGTAGTTTATTTAATTGAAGCAAACAATTCAAATTCCGGTATAGACTATAGTGAAGTATTAAAAGACGTAATTGTCACCACCGCATCGGGTAGAATTATTAAACCTAAAACAGTGGGGCAGAAGAGATACATGGATATTATAAACAGGAAGGATATAACATTTGGAATTGGCCCTGCCGGTACAGGAAAAACTTATCTGGCAGTTGCCGCAGCAGTAAATTCTTTCAGAAAAAAAGAAGTTGACAGGATAATTCTCACAAGGCCTGCGGTGGAAGCAGGAGAAAAACTGGGATTTCTGCCAGGTGATCTGCAAGACAAGGTTGATCCATATCTTAGACCCCTTTATGACGCTCTGTTTGACATAATGGGACCTGAAAATTACCTAAAAAACGTAGAAAAGCAGCTTATTGAAGTTGCTCCACTCGCATATATGAGAGGTCGTACTCTAGATTCGTCCTTCATCATTCTTGATGAGGCTCAAAACACAACAAATGAGCAGATGAAGATGTTTTTGACGCGTATAGGCTACGGATCGAAAGCAGTCATAACGGGGGACATTACCCAGATAGACCTTCCTGCTGGAAAGAAGTCCGGACTTAAGACCGTTGCAAGGATTTTAAAAGATATTGAAGATATAGGATTCATGTATTTTAACACTACAGACGTTGTAAGACATAAGCTAGTTCAAGACATAATTAAAGCATACGAAAGATACGAGGGAAAAAATGATTAA
- a CDS encoding sporulation protein YqfD codes for MLIFKLMYLLRGYVVVRLKASNCEKIINLLRRKGIRMWDVEKNEESVRFKISYEDYRKYEEILRETKTEAVSKKGFALKLRKLRVRKGFIVGLFILFICLYIISSLVWSVQIVGTTNLTAKEIMRTLDENSIKIPIAHTEIKAKKIETLLYSKFENFKFVEVYIEGSNLIIFVKEKTPEKAEIKTNEPSSIISVKNAIINKVIAKSGQPVVKEGDVVYEGQTLVMGMVKNKNSDEFMMVPSEGTIYGKTYYNFEMKEEKLREIETATNKSKNVYYLQINGNGIKIIGDKDPYENYNYREKIINIPIISNLSDIALVKGTYYEQELKPFEIDEATAKNTMTVNMYDDLLKKCGADAKILKSSINFLEDEKYYYLRAQIEIIEDIGEKVRLYPMMPADNEDGTT; via the coding sequence ATGCTTATATTTAAGTTGATGTATTTATTGAGAGGCTATGTTGTAGTGCGGCTTAAGGCATCTAACTGCGAAAAAATAATAAATTTACTCCGAAGAAAAGGCATTCGAATGTGGGATGTAGAAAAAAACGAGGAATCCGTTAGGTTTAAAATTTCATATGAAGATTACAGAAAGTATGAAGAAATATTGCGAGAAACAAAGACAGAGGCAGTCAGCAAAAAAGGTTTTGCATTAAAACTCAGAAAATTAAGAGTTCGCAAAGGCTTTATTGTTGGGCTTTTTATTCTTTTTATATGCCTTTACATAATATCATCTCTGGTATGGAGCGTGCAGATTGTAGGTACAACAAATCTTACAGCTAAAGAAATAATGAGGACTTTGGACGAAAACAGCATAAAAATTCCTATTGCTCACACAGAAATAAAAGCTAAAAAAATAGAGACTCTTCTTTACAGCAAGTTTGAAAATTTTAAATTTGTTGAGGTGTATATAGAAGGATCAAATTTAATAATATTTGTGAAAGAAAAAACTCCTGAAAAGGCAGAAATAAAAACCAACGAGCCATCAAGCATTATTTCAGTTAAAAATGCCATAATAAATAAAGTGATAGCAAAGAGCGGCCAACCTGTAGTCAAGGAAGGGGACGTAGTTTATGAAGGGCAGACTTTGGTTATGGGAATGGTCAAAAATAAAAATTCCGATGAATTTATGATGGTCCCTTCTGAAGGAACTATCTACGGCAAGACATATTACAATTTTGAAATGAAGGAGGAAAAGCTCAGGGAAATTGAAACAGCTACAAACAAAAGTAAAAATGTTTATTACTTGCAAATAAATGGCAATGGTATTAAAATAATAGGTGACAAAGATCCCTATGAAAATTATAATTATAGGGAGAAAATAATTAACATACCGATAATTTCAAATTTATCTGATATTGCGCTTGTAAAAGGAACATACTATGAACAGGAGCTCAAACCGTTTGAAATAGATGAAGCTACAGCAAAAAACACTATGACTGTTAATATGTACGATGATCTATTGAAAAAATGCGGCGCTGATGCTAAAATACTGAAATCATCCATAAATTTTTTAGAGGATGAAAAATATTACTATCTCAGGGCGCAAATTGAAATTATCGAAGACATAGGCGAAAAGGTAAGATTGTATCCAATGATGCCCGCCGACAACGAAGATGGAACAACATAG
- a CDS encoding YabP/YqfC family sporulation protein has protein sequence MGKFNNLRSKLADDLEIPNDALSDNFDLKMHGNKKVIIENHLGMTVYENDEVGIKTAENTILIKGSKFKIEEINNYNVIIRGNINQIIFGKKE, from the coding sequence ATGGGAAAATTTAACAACCTTAGGAGCAAGCTGGCGGATGATTTAGAAATCCCCAATGATGCATTGTCGGACAATTTTGATTTAAAAATGCATGGAAATAAAAAAGTCATAATTGAAAACCATTTGGGTATGACTGTATACGAAAATGATGAGGTTGGGATAAAGACTGCAGAAAACACCATTTTGATAAAGGGATCGAAATTTAAGATAGAAGAGATAAATAACTATAATGTAATTATAAGAGGAAATATCAATCAAATTATATTTGGCAAGAAGGAGTAA
- the thiC gene encoding phosphomethylpyrimidine synthase ThiC, producing MKYKTQMEAAKKGFITKEMKVVAEKEGMQADKLCQLVACGQVAIPANIYHTSLSPEGIGTGLKTKINVNLGISGDCKDYSLEIEKAKLSLKFGCESIMDLSNYGKTNSFRKELIAMSGAMIGTVPMYDAVGYLEKELSEISAQDFFSVVEAHAKEGVDFMTIHAGINRRAIESLKREKRLTNIVSRGGSLLFAWMEMTGNENPFFEYYDDLLGILREYDVTISLGDALRPGSIADSTDAAQISELIEIGNLTKRAWEQDVQVMVEGPGHMAMNEIAANMTLQKRICHNAPFYVLGPIVTDIAPGYDHITSAIGGAIAAANGADFLCYVTPAEHLRLPDLDDVREGIAASKIAAHAADIAKGIPGSRDMDNRMSDARRRIDWEEMFSLALDGEKARKYFESTPPSDKNSCSMCGKMCAMRTTNHILEGKKVELCK from the coding sequence ATGAAGTACAAAACACAGATGGAAGCAGCAAAAAAAGGATTTATTACTAAGGAAATGAAAGTCGTTGCAGAGAAAGAAGGCATGCAGGCTGATAAGCTTTGTCAGTTGGTAGCGTGCGGCCAGGTAGCAATTCCGGCAAATATTTATCACACTTCTCTGTCACCTGAGGGAATAGGGACCGGACTTAAAACCAAAATTAATGTAAATTTGGGTATTTCAGGAGATTGCAAGGATTACAGCCTAGAAATTGAAAAAGCCAAATTATCGCTGAAATTCGGATGCGAATCAATAATGGATTTGAGTAACTACGGAAAAACAAATTCCTTTCGCAAAGAGTTAATTGCAATGTCCGGTGCTATGATAGGAACAGTACCTATGTATGATGCGGTGGGCTATCTTGAAAAAGAGTTGTCTGAAATATCCGCTCAGGACTTTTTTAGTGTCGTTGAAGCTCATGCAAAGGAAGGCGTTGATTTTATGACGATACATGCCGGCATAAACCGACGTGCCATAGAATCCCTAAAGCGAGAAAAACGTCTTACAAATATAGTGTCAAGAGGCGGCTCTCTATTGTTTGCTTGGATGGAAATGACAGGAAACGAAAATCCGTTTTTTGAATATTATGATGATTTGCTAGGTATACTCAGAGAATATGATGTTACCATAAGCCTTGGTGATGCCCTGAGACCAGGATCTATTGCAGATAGTACCGATGCTGCTCAAATCAGTGAGCTGATTGAAATAGGCAATTTAACAAAACGTGCGTGGGAACAAGATGTTCAGGTGATGGTTGAAGGTCCGGGACATATGGCCATGAATGAAATTGCCGCCAATATGACTCTTCAAAAGCGTATTTGCCACAATGCTCCGTTTTATGTGCTTGGACCTATTGTAACAGACATTGCTCCAGGATATGATCATATAACTTCAGCCATTGGCGGTGCAATTGCTGCGGCAAACGGAGCTGATTTTCTTTGCTACGTTACTCCGGCTGAACACCTGCGTCTGCCGGATCTTGACGATGTTAGAGAAGGAATAGCTGCCAGCAAAATTGCTGCTCATGCTGCTGACATCGCAAAGGGAATCCCAGGGTCAAGAGATATGGACAATCGAATGAGTGATGCACGCAGAAGGATAGATTGGGAAGAAATGTTTTCGCTTGCCTTAGACGGAGAAAAAGCGAGAAAATATTTTGAAAGCACACCTCCTTCGGACAAGAACAGCTGCTCAATGTGCGGAAAAATGTGTGCAATGCGTACAACAAACCACATATTAGAGGGAAAAAAGGTAGAACTCTGTAAATAA
- a CDS encoding dipicolinate synthase subunit B, with protein sequence MTLSGKKVGIGITGSFCTFEKIVPQIVKIAEQCDNLYSVFSFNAQSIDSRFGNAEDYIQILSEITGKPPITTIEGAEPVGPKNMFDVFLIAPCTGNTAAKLANAITDTPVLMAAKAHLRGNKPVVISISTNDALGMNFENIARLYNTKNIYFVPFGQDNYNGKPNSMTAHIDNIIPAIEMALEGKQLQPVICGPK encoded by the coding sequence TTGACCTTATCAGGAAAGAAAGTGGGAATTGGCATAACCGGTTCCTTTTGTACTTTTGAAAAAATAGTACCTCAAATAGTAAAAATAGCCGAGCAGTGTGATAATTTATATTCTGTTTTTTCATTTAACGCGCAATCTATAGACAGCCGCTTCGGGAATGCAGAGGACTACATTCAAATTTTATCTGAAATAACAGGGAAACCGCCGATTACAACAATTGAAGGAGCTGAGCCTGTGGGGCCTAAAAACATGTTCGATGTATTTTTAATTGCCCCCTGCACAGGCAATACGGCAGCAAAGCTTGCCAACGCAATTACAGACACACCCGTCCTGATGGCGGCAAAAGCGCACCTCAGAGGAAATAAACCTGTAGTTATTTCTATTTCAACAAATGACGCACTTGGAATGAATTTTGAAAACATAGCAAGGCTGTATAATACAAAAAATATTTACTTCGTACCTTTTGGACAGGATAACTATAATGGTAAACCGAATTCCATGACTGCACACATTGACAATATAATTCCGGCAATTGAAATGGCTTTGGAAGGAAAGCAGCTTCAGCCAGTAATTTGCGGACCTAAATAA
- the dpsA gene encoding dipicolinate synthase subunit DpsA, protein MIYKYDASIIGGDSRQTYLASFLNKSGFKIITFGLSGNISAKTADKADSLHHAMELSNTLITPIPFSRDKVNINSTYRDSGSLSIEEFTACLNQQHYLIGGNLPEKVTEDCKAKNISYYDLMKNESLVLFNAISTAEGAIAEAILKSNINLHRNNVLVLGYGKCGRVLASKLNALGANVTVAARKESALTEAYINSLSYIQINENNLDVRDFNFIFNTIPSPVLNEKILSSVSSDTTIIDIASSPGGVDYECAERLNLNAHLCLGIPGRTAPKSSAEFLAKAIIPILKERSD, encoded by the coding sequence ATGATTTATAAATATGATGCTTCTATAATCGGCGGCGATTCACGCCAGACTTATCTCGCTTCATTTCTGAACAAATCAGGCTTTAAAATAATTACCTTCGGATTATCCGGAAACATATCGGCAAAAACAGCAGACAAAGCTGATTCTCTGCACCATGCTATGGAATTGAGCAATACCTTGATTACGCCGATACCATTTTCAAGAGATAAGGTAAATATAAACAGCACATACAGAGATTCAGGAAGCCTTTCAATCGAAGAATTTACAGCTTGTCTAAATCAACAGCATTATTTAATAGGAGGAAATCTTCCGGAAAAAGTTACGGAGGACTGTAAAGCAAAGAATATTTCATATTATGATCTGATGAAAAATGAAAGCCTTGTACTCTTTAATGCCATTTCTACCGCTGAAGGTGCAATAGCGGAAGCGATACTAAAGAGTAATATTAACCTGCACAGAAACAATGTACTGGTATTAGGTTACGGAAAATGCGGCAGGGTATTAGCATCAAAATTAAATGCGCTTGGTGCTAATGTTACAGTTGCAGCAAGAAAAGAAAGTGCTCTGACGGAAGCCTATATCAATAGTCTATCTTATATTCAGATTAATGAAAATAACCTAGATGTACGTGATTTTAATTTCATATTTAATACAATTCCTTCACCTGTACTCAATGAAAAAATATTGTCGTCAGTTTCTTCGGATACTACTATTATAGACATTGCATCATCCCCTGGGGGAGTTGACTATGAATGTGCCGAGAGACTTAATCTAAACGCACATCTATGTCTTGGCATTCCTGGAAGGACAGCTCCTAAATCCTCGGCAGAATTTCTTGCCAAAGCAATTATTCCAATTTTGAAAGAAAGAAGTGATTAA
- a CDS encoding rhomboid family intramembrane serine protease, producing MKWLNKLERKFGRYAIPNLMHYIIGITMAVYIAQYILNISLYNYLVFIPDLIIKGQIWRIITFIFIPPATSIIFIVFVMYFYYMMGTTLENEWGSFKFNMYYLFGMAGTIIAAFLTGAGTSAYLNLSLFLAFAYLFPNLEILLFFVIPVKVKWIAYLDWAFFIISLIFGTISTKVAVIASLINFFIFFGGDFIDYIKYQRKYGATRRNFKREMKKYKDGWQ from the coding sequence ATGAAATGGTTAAATAAACTTGAAAGAAAATTTGGTCGTTATGCTATACCGAATTTAATGCATTACATAATTGGAATAACTATGGCAGTATATATTGCACAATATATTCTAAACATATCACTTTACAACTATTTAGTTTTTATTCCGGACTTAATTATTAAAGGGCAGATTTGGAGAATAATAACCTTTATTTTCATACCGCCGGCTACATCAATTATTTTCATTGTATTTGTTATGTATTTTTATTACATGATGGGAACAACTCTTGAAAATGAATGGGGATCATTTAAATTTAACATGTACTATCTCTTTGGTATGGCAGGTACAATTATTGCTGCATTTTTAACAGGGGCAGGAACCAGTGCCTACTTGAACTTATCGTTGTTTCTTGCATTTGCATACCTGTTCCCTAATTTAGAAATATTGCTGTTTTTTGTTATTCCAGTTAAAGTTAAGTGGATTGCATATCTGGACTGGGCATTCTTCATCATCAGCTTGATTTTTGGAACTATAAGTACCAAAGTTGCTGTTATTGCATCGTTGATTAATTTCTTTATCTTCTTTGGAGGAGATTTTATTGATTATATAAAATATCAGAGAAAATACGGTGCAACAAGAAGAAATTTTAAAAGAGAGATGAAAAAATATAAAGACGGATGGCAATAA
- a CDS encoding helix-turn-helix domain-containing protein → MNHIGNIIHKLRLNQGMSRKKLCENICSDKYLYMVEKGLRSPSTEIVRLLSIRLGDNLFEYYEFLDCDEPIQVKKLVNKFTMYRAIADFNKLEEANDRAAKLPDFKKAPWKYEIKVNNIAHSVFVDHKYEVAIEKINKLIDKIEPRYREEGFTANLYIMLSTCYQFYHNIEKSKEAILKANEILNNKTMLLRYSHIIISVKLNIMTLAHISGENDLAIEHGLWINHYQLETNTYERANFTYYYLAYAYYKKEMKTEAVEWFEKCLYELLIQYSPVPAYYISTYGPFYELFSRDYISEELINKIKKQYSFIDNDTKQNLLKASEVKALDL, encoded by the coding sequence ATGAACCATATAGGAAATATAATACATAAATTAAGATTAAATCAGGGAATGAGTCGAAAAAAATTGTGCGAAAATATTTGTTCTGACAAATATCTCTACATGGTTGAAAAAGGGTTGCGCAGCCCTTCAACGGAGATAGTCAGGCTGCTCAGCATCAGACTTGGGGATAACTTGTTTGAATATTATGAATTTCTTGACTGTGATGAACCGATTCAGGTTAAGAAATTGGTTAATAAATTTACTATGTACAGAGCAATTGCTGATTTTAATAAATTAGAGGAAGCTAACGACAGAGCTGCCAAGTTGCCGGACTTTAAAAAAGCTCCGTGGAAGTATGAGATAAAGGTTAATAACATAGCTCATTCTGTATTTGTAGATCATAAATACGAGGTTGCAATAGAAAAAATCAATAAACTTATTGATAAAATAGAACCCAGGTATAGGGAAGAAGGGTTTACGGCAAATTTGTATATTATGCTGTCTACGTGTTATCAATTTTACCACAACATCGAAAAGTCAAAAGAAGCAATATTGAAGGCAAATGAAATACTGAACAATAAAACTATGCTTCTGAGATACTCACATATTATAATATCCGTCAAGTTGAACATAATGACACTTGCTCATATCAGCGGGGAGAATGATTTAGCCATAGAGCATGGACTATGGATAAACCACTACCAACTGGAAACAAATACATATGAGCGGGCTAATTTCACATACTACTATCTTGCTTATGCTTATTATAAAAAGGAAATGAAGACAGAAGCTGTTGAATGGTTTGAAAAATGTCTTTATGAATTGCTCATACAGTACAGTCCTGTACCTGCATACTATATATCAACGTACGGACCTTTCTATGAATTATTCAGCAGAGATTATATAAGCGAAGAACTAATTAATAAAATAAAAAAACAATATAGTTTTATCGATAATGACACGAAACAGAACTTATTAAAAGCTTCGGAGGTAAAGGCATTAGATTTGTAG
- a CDS encoding Rossmann-like domain-containing protein, with product MDLYTDLQNRFKKIVSDSNLDKEGIFVTTSALTPEEAIGITSRKDYPLLNGKEVLINAEFKGAIGQAFTDAPTVFRGNIQDIINMDLSDNRNKALFIASLNAVLKYLGLISNTVHCKNQEPELCGSEFVKNLKEKFGNVNIGLVGFQPAILDNIRKHFSVRVLDLDDNNIGKIKYDTMVEDSREKAHDVMNWADLLLVTGSTVTNGTITQFLSLDKPVFFFGTTIAGAAYLKDLERLCFYSA from the coding sequence ATGGACTTATATACGGATTTACAAAATAGATTTAAAAAAATAGTTTCAGACAGTAATTTAGATAAAGAAGGTATTTTTGTTACCACTTCTGCGTTGACACCGGAGGAAGCAATTGGAATTACCTCTAGAAAAGATTATCCGCTGTTAAACGGCAAAGAGGTTTTAATAAATGCTGAATTTAAGGGAGCTATCGGCCAGGCATTTACTGATGCTCCAACTGTATTCAGAGGAAATATACAAGACATTATAAATATGGATTTATCGGATAACAGGAACAAGGCACTTTTCATTGCCTCATTAAATGCTGTTCTAAAATACCTTGGTCTAATAAGCAATACTGTTCATTGTAAGAATCAGGAACCAGAACTCTGTGGAAGTGAATTTGTCAAGAACTTGAAGGAAAAATTCGGAAATGTCAATATAGGATTAGTAGGTTTTCAGCCAGCAATTTTAGATAATATCAGGAAGCATTTTTCTGTAAGGGTTTTAGACCTTGATGACAATAATATCGGCAAAATAAAGTATGATACTATGGTGGAAGACAGCAGAGAAAAAGCCCATGATGTTATGAATTGGGCAGATTTACTTCTGGTTACCGGCAGCACTGTAACTAACGGCACTATTACACAGTTTCTATCTTTGGATAAGCCTGTGTTTTTTTTCGGTACAACTATAGCAGGTGCGGCATATTTAAAAGATCTTGAAAGGCTGTGCTTCTATTCTGCATAA
- a CDS encoding ABC transporter ATP-binding protein, with the protein MLEIKNIKLKLGKFCLRNVNINIKAGEYFVILGPSGAGKTVLLETIAGLYLPDKGSIYYNKRNLLKLSPEKRNVGFVYQNYELFPHMTVKDNITFGPKIRKVSKSVIEEKLCILVSMLKIDHLLDRYPARLSGGEKQRVALARALIISPEILLLDEPMSALDMNIKLKLQQEMKNIHKRLKTTVIHVTHDVDEAVYLSDRIGVMNEGRLLSTCDSRDIYNEGDALFLKETIEIQEERRKENGLIYGFTK; encoded by the coding sequence ATGCTGGAAATTAAAAATATAAAATTAAAACTTGGCAAGTTTTGCTTAAGAAATGTTAATATTAATATAAAGGCAGGAGAATATTTTGTCATACTTGGGCCCAGCGGTGCTGGAAAAACTGTCCTTCTTGAAACAATAGCAGGGCTTTACCTACCTGATAAAGGAAGTATATATTATAATAAAAGAAATCTTCTCAAGCTTTCTCCCGAAAAAAGGAATGTGGGGTTTGTGTATCAAAACTATGAACTTTTTCCTCACATGACAGTAAAAGATAACATTACATTTGGACCTAAAATAAGGAAGGTAAGCAAAAGTGTTATCGAGGAGAAATTATGCATACTAGTTTCAATGCTCAAAATAGACCATTTATTGGACAGATATCCTGCAAGGCTTAGCGGGGGAGAAAAACAGAGGGTTGCTTTAGCTAGAGCACTTATCATATCTCCAGAAATATTACTTTTGGATGAACCAATGAGTGCTCTTGATATGAACATAAAGCTGAAGCTTCAACAGGAAATGAAAAATATACATAAAAGGCTCAAAACTACCGTTATTCATGTTACCCATGATGTGGACGAGGCTGTTTACTTATCAGACAGAATAGGCGTAATGAATGAAGGAAGATTATTATCAACATGTGACAGCAGAGATATATACAATGAAGGGGATGCGTTATTTTTAAAAGAAACTATAGAAATTCAAGAAGAAAGGCGGAAGGAAAATGGACTTATATACGGATTTACAAAATAG